Within the Coriobacteriia bacterium genome, the region GAACCGCTAGTATTGCGTACCTTTTTGCAAGAACTGGATGACAATGCCACGATTACCGTGCCGCCGGCTTCGTTAGAACGTTCATTACTCAGCAGTTTTTGGCAGAACAGCTTGAATACTATACGTTCAACTACACGGTATGCCGTAAGACATAATCAACTGGTCAACAATTCACGCCTTAAAGAACCTGACAGCCGCTTACATGAAGTCGCGCTTGAAAATATGGTGATCGTGACCGGTAAAGGCAGTAATCGTCATTTAAACAAAACCCACACCCCTCCACAAAACATACATCGGCTATATGCCGCTGAAATTAAACAGGGCATACAGGATATTTTTGTCACGGTGCGCACTCACCCGCATGCCAGTTCCCTTATTTTGGCCTTTATTGACAGCTTGCAAGGTTTTGCAGTCCGTTATTTTCCTTTTTTGCTGCTTAGCGCCACGGTACAAAAAATCTATTTGAACTATATACACGACTGCCCTGAACCGGATGCGTTAGCTAGCGCAGTACAAGACAAAATTACTAGGGTAATTAACAAAAAAAATAGAAGTACGAGCCATTGTATTAGCGAGCAGCATACGCAGTTATTGAAAACAGCCATCTACCATAGCGTAATGAATGGCGATTATTTTTATATCACTCGCCATCTAGGCGAAGCGACCATTTATTATCAAGGCAAGCCGTTACTCAACGATATAATGACTTGTGATGAACGAGAAGCTTTTTCGCAACCTTGCCCCTTGCAGCTAGCCAAAGCGATTGTGATCAAACTGGCTGATCAGGGAAGCGCTGTGCAAACTCAGCAATTTGCTGACTGTTACGCACGCTATATTCTATCACTCACTATGCCTAGGATACCGCCAGCTTACGCCCTGCACAAATTAGTGAATATCTTAGGAGAACCTTTCGCGCAACAATTAGGCTATATTCCCGAGACTCATTCTTAACTTTATCAGAGAACCGTTATGTCTAAATTATGTCTACTACTCCTGCTATCATTTTCCTGGTCAGTATTGGCAGATAACGCCAAAGCAAGTCGAGCCAATCTCGACAACGTTTATAGTGTGGGAGAATTCAGAATTTTTTATACCCTCGAAGGTATACATGCTTTGCCCATTGAACAGAGAGAAGATCAAAACAATAATGGGATTCCAGATTATATTGAGCATCTAGCACTAAAATTACAAGCTGCCGCTGTGTTATACACCGATGTATTTGGCTTTACTCATCCCTTGGCTAGTAAGCGTTATCAAGGGAAAGCACGTTACCTGGATGTACACGTGTTAACGATGGAAGATAAGGGTAGCGTCGGTGATGAAGTCACTAAATTTCGTTATCAAAAACTTAAAGATAAAACGGATCATGTACTTATTATCAAACTAGCTAATAATTTACGTGATCAAACCATGACCCCCCCACATGAACTGTTCCATGTTTTTCAAAATGGTTATACGATGTTTAAAAACCGCTGGTATACCGAAGGCACTGCACGTTGGGCTGAATATGCGTTTAAAGAAGGGGTTGGTGAGGATAGTCGCTTACCGAACAACCCGCAGGCGTTAGTACTATTGGTAGAAGAAGATTATGGTGCCTCAGTATTTTGGAACCGTCTGGCTTACCTTTGTGACCGTAATGCCGGACAATTTCCTTTGCCTGCGATTGCACAGCAACGGATTACCTCCTATCCGCATCCTTTTGAAGACAATAGGGTACACGGCTATAGTTTTATCAAGCACTTGCTGGAAAATTTACAAGAGCAAAGCGATAAAGTCACACAAGAACGTGGCTATGCAGCTTACAACTGGGATGAAGATGATCAAAAATATAACCCAGATAATCATGTACCTATTTTTTGTGCTGTTAAACAAGCCATCCGACAAACCTGCGATACACAACAACAAAACGAGCCGGAACTGCTAGCGTTTATCCAAGCGGTAGATCAAGCTATAGATATTTATACCCAACAGCGCTGTGATTAGAGTGTGCTATGTTTGCTATTGATGAGAGTGCTTTTTTCAGTGCCCAACAACTTGCCGAAATTACTCAAGGCACCTGGGAAAACTTGAGTGGCGAACTGACCGTTAAGAAATTTCATTATGTGCCAAAGTATATCGAGCCAGGCGATTTATTGGTCATTCGCCATGAGAAATGGCCGAATAAAAAGTATTTATATAATCTGCATAAAGTACCAGACATGGTTGCCAAGGGTATTGTGGCGATTATGGCGAATATGGAGACGCCCTTAAACGTGCATATCCCAATATTGCGAGTGTCAGATACTTATCAGGCACTACGAAAAATCGCCATTAGAACCAGCAAATTATCGACTGCTAAGCGTATTTTAGTGGTCGGTAGTTATGGTAAAACTGCTTTTAAAACACATTTATGGCATTTATTAAAAGAGCATTTACCAACGTATACTTGTCTTAATAGTTCTAATTTTAACGCTTCCACCTATTGTGATTTTGCCTCACTGAAAAGGAATACCGAGGTTTTTGTCTTAGAAAAGCCTATTGAGCATGAACGTAAAATTTTACGACGCGTCAAAATTATTGCCCCCGATATTGTGGTACTCACCTCTATCGGCCATGAACATATTGAAAAATTCAAAACCATTGATCATATTATCTGGCTAAAAACCACCTATGCCAGTGGTCTGGCCGCAGGTGGTAAGTTTATCGCGCCTTATGACAGTGAATATTACCCGCAAATTCTGGCGGCATTGCAACGTTATCCTGGCATTAACATTCTGACTTTCGGCAGCGGCGCAAACTGCCATGCGCGTTTATTAGCGCAACGTTTTAGGCAATTTGGCTGGGATATCGTTGCCGCTATCGAAGGCGAAATTATTCGCTATCGCGTACCTTTTCCAGAAGCCCATGCGCCGACTGCCTCGTTAGCTGAATTATTATGTGTTTATCATTTAGGGATTGATGTCAAAACGGCGGTTGCGCATTATTATCAATGCACTAATTTTAAAAGCAGTGGTGCGTTGTATCATATTCATTATCAAAATAAACACTTTTATCTTTACGATCAAAGTCGGCGCGGTGGTATTGAAGGTTATAGCTCTTTTTTTAAAACAGTTGCTGCTTTTCAGCCCGAAGCCCAGGGTAAAAAAATAGTAGTTACCTCTAATTTTGTCGATCATGTGGACGGTGAAGTCGCGTTACTGGATTTAGCCTATTTTAAGCAACTGATAGCGGATGCTGATATTCATTGCCTGTTTAGCGTTGAATACTTTACCGAACATGGCGCAGTAGTCCCAGATAATGTTATTTGGGAACATCGCTTTACAGTGGCGGATATACAAGAAGCTGTGCTAAATAGTCTGGAAAATGATGATATTTTGTGTGTTAAGGGAATTTATGAAAGTGATTTACCCCGCTTGCTTCGTTATCTCAAACAGTTACCCGGACTGCGGATGAAACGTTTGGTTAGTCGGCCATGGGAAGATGATGACTTCTTTGAATTAAGCGATGTGCATGAAATAACTTGAGCAAATGAACAAATGAAGGTTAAACAATGGAAGTGCAAAGCTTTAGCGTCATTGTTCATACCCTTTATGATTAAAAGAAAGCTGTTCCAGCCTCCCCCTTTGAAAAAGGGGATTAAGGGGGGTTAATATCTTGATTTTTTCACAGCCTCTCAGATTATGTCGTACCGATGACTAACGATAACCTGAAACCACTGCAACCATATTGAGCATTCAAAACTAGCGCCTAGTCCGGTAAAGTTTATTTTTTATCACCGGCTTGAAGGCATTCTTCAGATACGCTAATCCCTCACGATCAGCATCAGACGAATCATTGAAAAAAGGTAAATACGGATGTGCTTCCATAAACGCTTTACGCTGCACATAGCCTAATCCTTCAATGGCATGATCAGATATAGTGATAAACAAGCTGCCATACTCAGACGTTATTTTCCCACCAAAGGTAAACGCTCGAATAGCCCCGTCAATCGC harbors:
- a CDS encoding DUF4135 domain-containing protein, whose protein sequence is MNNEQLATQALAQVTFASRYRGKLLKHLIFKALLAVVDIIKPIDASTRQALLAEIGSQLAELLDQRFLLTALARYFERQHCLEQPYNQLMQNLLKSTRNPQEAFERVIAGNRSLQQALDNEIRYFIATTTLTAQRLAHDMPAITAIFTKNHASLQGVTHWQIAGQFAFNGGQRIVIVTLACGQKIVYKPRDLRIEAKLVGHIAGAEPSFIELFNNLLAETLGTAVTPIPTYPFFPCQDAQGYYGYVGYLSCGTEQDNVLSDAQAQILYRQLGQLTGISLLLGLYDLLPCNIRISGKQAYLADADIAFEPLVLRTFLQELDDNATITVPPASLERSLLSSFWQNSLNTIRSTTRYAVRHNQLVNNSRLKEPDSRLHEVALENMVIVTGKGSNRHLNKTHTPPQNIHRLYAAEIKQGIQDIFVTVRTHPHASSLILAFIDSLQGFAVRYFPFLLLSATVQKIYLNYIHDCPEPDALASAVQDKITRVINKKNRSTSHCISEQHTQLLKTAIYHSVMNGDYFYITRHLGEATIYYQGKPLLNDIMTCDEREAFSQPCPLQLAKAIVIKLADQGSAVQTQQFADCYARYILSLTMPRIPPAYALHKLVNILGEPFAQQLGYIPETHS
- a CDS encoding Mur ligase family protein — its product is MFAIDESAFFSAQQLAEITQGTWENLSGELTVKKFHYVPKYIEPGDLLVIRHEKWPNKKYLYNLHKVPDMVAKGIVAIMANMETPLNVHIPILRVSDTYQALRKIAIRTSKLSTAKRILVVGSYGKTAFKTHLWHLLKEHLPTYTCLNSSNFNASTYCDFASLKRNTEVFVLEKPIEHERKILRRVKIIAPDIVVLTSIGHEHIEKFKTIDHIIWLKTTYASGLAAGGKFIAPYDSEYYPQILAALQRYPGINILTFGSGANCHARLLAQRFRQFGWDIVAAIEGEIIRYRVPFPEAHAPTASLAELLCVYHLGIDVKTAVAHYYQCTNFKSSGALYHIHYQNKHFYLYDQSRRGGIEGYSSFFKTVAAFQPEAQGKKIVVTSNFVDHVDGEVALLDLAYFKQLIADADIHCLFSVEYFTEHGAVVPDNVIWEHRFTVADIQEAVLNSLENDDILCVKGIYESDLPRLLRYLKQLPGLRMKRLVSRPWEDDDFFELSDVHEIT